GAAGGTGCCGATGCGGATATGGCTTGCCGCCACCCGCGTCAGCACGGCACCGGGCAACAGCGTCTCGCGCACCACCGGCTCGCCGGTCAGAACGGCGGCAAGCGCGCGCGTGGTCGGAATGCCGAGCGCATGCATGGCCTCGGAAACGATGTATTCGCGCAGCACCGGACCGAGTGCTGCCCGCCCGTCACCATTGCGGGAAAAGGGTGTAGCCCCCGCCCCCTTGAGCTGGATGTCCCGGCGCACGCCGTTATCGTCCACCACCTCGCCGATAAGGATCGCCCGCCCATCACCGAGCTGCGGAACGAAATTGCCGAACTGGTGGCCGGCATAGGCCATGGCGAGTGAGGCCGCCCCTTCCGGCAGGTCGTTGCCGGAAAAGATCTCCGCCAGCCGGGCATCGTCGACATCGGAAAAATCGAGACCGAGTTCACCCGCCAGCTCGGCATTGAACCGGATCAGCCGAGGCGCCCTGACAGTCGCGGGCTTCACAGCCCGAAAGAAACGCTCCGGCAGCCGCTGATAGCTGTTGTCGAATGCGAACACGCTCCGTCCTCCTGTCTTGCGGCCGAACACTTTCGTCCATTGCTTGAATATGGGGCCGGTATTCCACGGAGCAAGCGGAAAGCAGCAACCCGGCCCCGCAAGCATCCGGAAAACGCCCCGTCGAGCCGGGATTCGGTGGTGGCATTATCAGCCGCCGCGCGGTTGACTTGCCCCGCAAAGAATTTGCATGGTTTTTTCATGTCCATGCCTGATGAACTTTCAAGATGTCTTGTCCTCAACACCATCGCGGCGGCCCGAACGCTTCTGCGACAGGGCGACGCCAAACTGAGGCCGTTCGGAGTAACGGTACAACAGTTTTCGCTTCTGGCAGCAATCCGGTTTCATCCGGGTGAACCGGTCATAAGCCTGGCGCAAAGAATCCTGCTGGATCGGACAAGCCTTACCCGAAATCTCGACCTCCTTGAGAAAAAAGGCTTCGTTCAGCGCGCTTCGGAAACGGCGGGAAACGTGCGCATTTGCGAACTTACGGAAGGCGGAAACCACCTTCTCGACCAGCTTCTGATCGAATGGCAACAGGCTCAAACCGGCATTTTGAAAGGCTTTTCCAAAGACGACGCTGAAACATATCTGCAAGTAGCCCGACATTTTGCCAATAAATGAGCGAAAACCGATTTTGGTAGTGTTGACGCCTCTATATGTGTATATGCACAGTAAAACACAGAGGAGTGAATATGCACGAACCTATCGTAATCACGGGCCTTGGCGCGGTGTCTCCCCTCGGCGCTGGCGTAGCAACCAACTGGAAGAGGCTCGTAGATGGTCAAAGCGGCATCCGGACGAATACACGTTTCAATGTCGAGGGTTGGAAATGCTCGGTAGCCGGTCTCGTCCCGCCGATTGAGGAAGACCCGGAAGGGTTCGACGCGACAACCGCGATGGATGCCCGGGACCTCCGCCGAAATGACCTGTTCATCCACTATGCAATGGCCGCGGCTATGGAGGCTCTGGAGCAGGCAGCATGGAATCCGGAGCGACCTGAGGACCGGAGAAGGACAGCAACGCTGATCGGTACGGGCGTTGGAGGCGTTCCTGCGATAACCGCCGCAACCGAAGTTACCCGTACCTCGGGCATCCGTCGCCTGTCTCCGTTCGTTGTCCCGTCCTTTCTGCCGAACCTCGCGGCAGGTCAGGTCTCAATTCGTTTTGGATTTAATGGTCCAACAGGGTCTCCGACGACAGCCTGCGCGGCCTCGGCTCAAGCGATCGGGGACGCCCTGCGTATGATACGCGCGGGAGAGGTCGACATTGCGTTGTGCGGCGGAACCGAAGCTTGTGTCGACCCCGTCTCCATCGGCGGCTTTACGGCTGCGAAGGCGTTGACCTTCAATTTCAACGATGATCCTCGAAAGGCGTCACGACCATTCGACAGGGATCATGACGGATTTGTTCTGTCGGAAGGTGCGGCAATGCTGGTAATCGAGCGTCTGTCCCATGCCGAACGTCGCGGGGCACGTCCTTTGGCAGTGCTGTCCGGATATGGCACGACGACGGATGCCCATCATGTCACGGCGGGCTGGCCCGACGGCCGCGAAGCCGCACGATCTATGGAAATCGCATTGTCCATGGCCGGAATTGGGGCGGATCAGGTCGGTTACATCAACGCACATGCCACCTCCACTCCTGTCGGGGATGCTGCGGAATTGGCCGCATTGGAAAGAATATTCGGAGCAGCCGGCGGAGGTGTACCCACAGGCTCCACCAAATCGGCAACGGGCCACATGCTTGGAGCCGCTGGCGCCATCGAAGCCGTATTTTCCGTCCTCGCTCTTCAGAATCAGCTGCTTCCTCCAAGTCTGAACATCGATAATCCGATGCCGGAAGCCGAAGGTTTCGACCTTCTTTCGGGAGGCGCCCGCGCTCGCGATGTTGAGCACGTGCTGTCCAACGCCTTTGGCTTCGGCGGCGTCAATGCGACCCTGGTGTTCAGCCGGTACAGGTGATCCACTCGCCCGCGCGATCATTCACGGATCTCGCAACAATCGCCCCATCGATGGAAGGGAACTCCTCCTGCGGAGTTTCCCCTTCCATCGGGCGATGTTGCAGCCACAACCGGATCTTGCCGCGATCCCGCCTTCGCCCGGAGCGAACAAGCTCCATTGTGCGACGCGGCTCTTTTGTCATGGACAGTTACAAAACCCTTACGCTACTCTGTCGGGTGACATATAGACGAAGGCAGGCGCGACTGATTTCCGGGCGCCATGTCGACCAAGAAGAGGGACAAACATGTTCAAACGCCTTTCGCTTACCGCCGCCATTTTCGCGGCCGCTGCCGCACCCGCTTTCGCCCATCTCAATCCCGAGGAGCATGGCTCCTTCATGGCGGGCATCTCCCATCCGCTGTTCGGCGCAGACCACATCCTCGCCATGGTCGCGGTCGGCCTCTGGGCTTCGCAGATCGGCGGACGTGCGCTGATCGCCGTTCCCGCTGCGTTCGTCGCCACCATGGCGCTCGGCTTCGCGCTGGCCGTCGGCGGCGTAAACTTGCCCTTCGTCGAGCCTGCCATCCTTGCTTCCGTTATCGGCCTCGGCCTGCTGGTCGCATCCGCCGTCCGCCTGCCGGTCGCGGCTTCCGCGGCGATCGTCGGCCTCTTCGCCCTCTTCCATGGCCATGCTCATGGCGGCGAACTCGGCTCGGCCGGAGCATTGCAGTTCGGCCTCGGCTTCGTGGTTTCCACCGCCCTGCTGCATGTCGCAGGCATCGGCCTCGGCATCACCCTTTCGCGCCTCGGCCCGCTCGTCACGCGCCTTCTCGGCGTTGCCACCGTCCTCGGCGGCGCAGCGATCGCCTTCGGCTGATCGAATTCATCCGGACACGAAAACGGCGGCTCCCTGAGCCGCCGTTTTTGTTTGTCTCAGGGAGAAGAAGCGAAGCCTGCAGGACGGAATCAATTTCTCCGCTTCCACTCCCAGACCGCTGAAACGACTCAGCCTTTCCCGACCAGCCGTCTCTTGAAGTAAAGCCTGAGCCTCAGCCGCGTCCGCGATAGGTGGCCACGCCCTGTTCCGGCAGCCACACGCCTTCCGGCGCCGCACCCGTCTGCCAGAAAACGTCGATCGGAATGCCGCCGCGCGGATACCAGTAGGCTCCGATCCTCAACCACTTGGGGTCGAGCAGCTCGACGATGCGCTTGGCGATGTAGATCGAACAATCCTCGTGGAACGCCCCGTGATTGCGGAACGAGAACAGGAAGAGCTTCAGCGACTTGGATTCCACCAGCCAGTCGCCGGGAATATAGTCGATCACGATATGGGCGAAATCCGGCTGCCCGGTCATCGGGCAGAGCGAAGTGAATTCCGGCGCGGTGAAGCGCACCACGTAATCGGTGCCGGCATTGCCGTTCGGCACACGCTCCAGTACGGCAGCCTCAGGGCTGGTCGGCGCCTCGACATTGCTTCCGAGCTGTGACAGCCCGCTGACATCGGTCTTGCTCATGGGGTTTGCTCCTGGTCCTGAACGTTGACGCCGATCCCGTGCGGCATCTCGTTCTCGGGTTCGACGTGAATGGTGACGCGCGCGCCGGGTAGCGCATTATGGATGGCCATTTCAAGCCGGTCGCAGATCACATGCGCCTCGCGAACCGTCATCTTCGCCGGCACCACCAGATCGAAGGCAACGAAGGTCACGGAGCCGCCCCTGCGCGTGCGCAGGTAATGCGCCCCGAGCGAACCCGCGGAGTTTGCGGCAATCGCGTGCTTGATTGCCTCCTCTTCCGCAGGTTCCACAGCCTTGTCCATCAAGCCATCGACCGAATGCGAGATCACCTTCCATCCCTGGAAGATGATGTTGATCGCCACCAGAATGGCGAGCACCGGGTCGAGGATCGCGTAACCGGTGAGAAACGCGAGCACCAGTCCGATGAGCACGCCGACAGAAGTCACGACGTCGGACATGATATGCTGGCCATCGGCAGAAAGCGCCGGCGAGCGATGCGACTTGCCGACGCGGATCAGCGTCATGGCCCACACACCGTTGATGACACCGGCGACGGCATTGATCGCAAGGCCGAGAACCGGCGCCTCCGGCATGGCCGGGGCCGAAAGATGGCGAACCGCCTCGTTGACGATCAACAGGGCCGCCACCACGATCAGCACGCCTTCGAGAACCGCGGAAATGTATTCCGCCTTGTGATGTCCATAGGGGTGATCGGCATCGGCCGGCTTCTGGGCATAACGGATGACGAAATAGGCGATGAAAGCCGCGACCACATTGACGGTGGATTCCAGCCCGTCGGAAAGCAGCGCGACGGAACCCGTCACGTACCACGCGAGCATTTTCAGCCCCATGACACCGAACGATAGCGGGATACCCCAGAAGGCCAGCCGCTGGACGAATCCATTCTTCTCGGCGGACATCCATCATCTCCTTTGCAGTTGCAAGCGATTAGCACGAGGCATCGCCAAAACGACGAAACCGCCCGCGACAAGCGCGGACGGTTCAGCAAGTGCTGATTAAGACATCCGCCCATCCGGGTCAATCCATGCACCCTTATCCGGTCGCGTATTGCGCCGGAAAGTCCCTTGAAATACCGTTTTTCCGGAGGAACGGATCCCCGTCACAGAAACGCCGGGTTGGATGACTACCGGCCTCCAATGTAATCGGCTCGAAATTCGGATCAGGACAAGGCGGAATGAAGCTTCTAAGAATTGCCCGCCGGGTGGGCATCGCGACCGGTGCACTCGCGCTCGGCCTCGGCGCCTACCTTGGAATGCTGCAGTTGACGGGCAATTTTCACGAGGTCATCGCCGGAAAATTCTACCGCTCCGCCCAGCTATCGCCGGAGAAGCTCGCCGCCTATATCGACCGCTACGGCATCAAGACAGTTATCAACCTGCGCGGCGAAAGCCCGCAGAGCGAGTGGTACCGTCGCGAGGCCGAAACGCTGCGCGCCCACAATGCCAGGCTTGTCGATTTCCACATGTCGGCCAGACGCCAGCTCACGGTCGAGGAAAGCCGCCAACTGGTCGACCTGATGCGCAACGCCGAAGGCCCGATCCTCATCCACTGCAAGGCGGGCGCCGACCGCACCGGCCTCGCCTCGGTCATGTATTTGCAGCAGGTCGCCGGCGTCGATGAAGAGACGGCGGAGTGGCAGCTTTCGCCGCTCTATGGCCATATCAACCTGCCCTTCCTCTCCGTCTATGCCATGGACGACACATGGGAGACCTTCGAAAAGGCAATCGGGCTGGATAGCTAAACGCAGGCGGGCGACACTCAGCGACGCCGTCGAGTATGACGGAGGCCGGAAAACAGCCTCCGCATTTCACGCATGAAACTGCCTCAGGCAGCCTTTTCCTTCGCCCGCCGAGCGAGATGGGCGACCACGTTCTCGATCATCCGCATGCCGGCGTCACCGCCCAGCGTCATGATCGATTCCGGATGGAACTGAACGGCCGCGACCGGTTCCTTGGTATGCTCGATGCCCATGATCGTGCCGTCTTCGCTTTCGGCGGTGATCATGAAGTCACGGTGCAGCGTCGCCGGATCGGCGAAGATCGAGTGGTAGCGACCAACCGTCACTTCCTTGGCAAGCCCGGAGAAGACGATGCCCGGTTCCAGAACCCGGATGCGCGATGGTTTGCCGTGCATCGGCACTGCGAGATGGCGAAGCTCCCCGCCATAGGCTTCCGCCAGCGCCTGTAGCCCAAGGCAGACACCGAAGACCGGCAGGTTGCGGGCGCGCGCCTTCTTGATCGTCGCCTTGCAGTCGAAATCCTTCGGATTGCCCGGTCCGGGCGACAGCACGACGAGATCCGGGTTCATCCGGTCGAACACCTCTTCCGGCACCGGGCTACGGACCGTCGAAACAGTCGCGCCCGTCTGGCGGAAATAGTTGGCGAGCGTGTGCACGAAGGAATCCTCGTGGTCGACGAGCAGGATCTTGACGTCCTGCCCGACCTTGGCGACGCCCCGCTTGGTCTTGGTGTCGTTGCCGGCCTTGGCATCGCGGATCGCCGCGACCATGGCGGAAGCCTTGAGTTCGGTCTCGGCCTCCTCCTCATGCGGATCGCTGTCGTTCAGGAGCGTAGCACCGGCGCGCACTTCGGCAATGCCGTCCTTGATACGCACGGTGCGCAGCGTCAGGCCCGTATTCATGTCGCCGTTGAAGCCAACCATGCCGATGGCGCCGCCATACCAGGCGCGCGGGCTCTTCTCATGCGCCTCGACGAAACGCATGGCCCAGAGCTTCGGCGCCCCCGTGACGGTCACCGCCCAGGCATGCGACAGGAAGCCGTCGAAAGCGTCCATGCCATCGCGCAGACGCCCCTCGATGTGGTCGACCGTGTGGATCAGGCGCGAATACATCTCGATCTGGCGACGGCCGATGACCTTGACCGAACCCGGCTCGCAAACGCGGCTCTTGTCGTTGCGGTCGACGTCCGAGCACATGGTGAGTTCGGACTCGTCCTTCTTGGAGTTCAAGAGCTTGAGGATCTGTTCGGAATCCGCGATCGGATCGTCACCGCGCTTGATGGTGCCCGAAATCGGGCAGGTCTCGATGCGCCGGCCGGACACGCGCACGAACATTTCAGGCGAAGCGCCGACCAGATATTCCTGGTTTCCGAGGTTAATGAAGAAGGAATAGGGTGACGGGTTGATTTCCTTCAACCGCTTGGAGATCTCGGAAGGCTTGCTGTCGCAGCGTTCCATGAACTTCTGTCCCGGAACCACTTCGAACAGGTCGCCACGCCGGAAGCTTTCCTTCGCCTTGACGACGAGTTCGGCATATTCGCCGGGACGGTGATCGCCGCGCGGCGGGATCTTGTCGGTATGCAGGAAGGGTTCGGCCAGAATGTCCGCCGACTTGCCGTCCGTGGTCACGCCGTCCTTTTCGAAATCGTAGCGGTCGATCCAGGCCTTGGCCGAATAGTGGTCGACCACGAGGATTTCGTCGGGCAGGAACAGCACCATGTCGCGCTGATCCTCCGGACGCTCCAGCGAAAGCTTGATCGCGTCGAACTGGAAGGCAAGGTCGTAGCCGAAGGCGCCGAACAGGCCGATGGAAGAATCCGCATCCGAGTAGAAGAGATCGACCACCGCACGAAGCGCCGTGAACACGGTCGGTATCTTGGAACGCTCTTCCTCGGTGAACACGCGATCCGGCTCGCTGACCACGAGATCGAGCCGCCGGTCGGTCCGCTCGCCGAGCGTCAGGTCGGAGACTGCCTTCAGCTTGTCCGCGATGAAGCCCAGAAGCACCTCGCCCCGCCCGTTATAGGCCTCGATCCACATCTTGCGGCCGAAGCAGGAAATGCCGAGCGGTGGATCGATGATGGCCGTATCCCAACGGGTATAGCGGCCGGGATATTCGTAGTTGGAGGAGAAGACCGCGCCGCGATGGCTGTCGAGCCGGTCGATATAGCTGCCGATGGCATCCGCATAGGGCGTGGCCCTCCGCTGCCGGGTTACCTTGATTCCCCCGCGGGTCTCGTAGATTTCCCCGCCATCATCCCGAATGATCGTCGCCATGCTTCTGCTTCTCCGTTTTCAAGGCCCGGTTCGAGGCGCCTGAATACAAAAAAGCCGCCTCAGGTTTTCCGGGCGGCTTTGGGTCACTTGTCTTTGGACATGACTGGTCAAGGCCGCGTTAGCGTGCCCACCACCAGTTGCCGATGTTCAAAGACTTGATCATGGCGAAACACATACCGTCATGCAGCAGTGAGCGCAAGTCCCTCGCAGGCGAAAGCCCTGCAAACGCTGGAGGAAAGTGACGTGCCGAAACTTCCCGCCCCCTTGGCCGTTATCCCCTGCCCGCAACAACGGAGACGGCCTATTGCGAAAAACGATCCTGCTCCTCGGCCTCCTGCTCTCGACCGCGCCCGCCACAACACGGGCGGATAACGTTCCAGTCCCGCAACCGCGCCCCGAACATTCGACGCCTGCTCCCCCGGTTCCCGAGGAAAAGCCTGCGGTCCCTGCGGCAGATGCAGAGAAGACGGTCCCGGCGGAGAAGCCCACCGAAACACCGCCGGTACCGGTACCTCCAACGCCGTCAGCCCCACCTCCAACGCCGGCAACACCACCGCCACCGGAACCAACTCCCGCCCCCGCACCCGCACTAGCCCCGGCCCCGCCACCTCCGACGCCCGTCGAGAAAGAGGACCCCGCCGCGTTCGAGGCATGCACCGAGGAGCTGTCGACCCTCGGAGTGGAGTTCAAACCCCTCGCCCGTATCAACGATGGCGAAGGATGCGGCATCGATCGGCCGCTCGGCGTGACCTCGCTCTCCTCAAAGGTGAAGCTTGAACCGGAGGCAACGCTCCGCTGCGATACCGCACTTCAGCTTGCCCGCATGACCCGCGACATGCTGGAGCCGGCGGCCCGTCTCGCCCTGCCGGACAAGGGGCCGCTGACTTCGGTCCACCACGCCTCGGCCTATGTCTGCCGTAACCGCAACGGAGCGGAAGACGGCAAGATCTCGGAACACGCCCGCGGCAACGCAATCGACATTTCATCGCTCGAATTCGAAAAGGGAACCGTGCCGATGAGCATTGCCAAGCCAGAGGATTCCGACCTTGCCGCCGCTTTCCAGCGCAGCCTGAACGCTTTCGCCTGCCTCTATTTCCGCACGGTCCTTTCCCCGGGCAGCGACGCCGCCCATCAGGACCACCTGCATCTCGACATTCTCGAACGCAATGGCGACTTCCGTTATTGTCGGTAGTCATTAAAGCATGTCGCGCAAAAGTGTGCAGCGGTTTTGCGGTCACGACATGCGACGAAACAAAGGCTTAAAGCGTGAGAGCGAATCTGAAAGATCGCGACGCGCTTTAGACGAAAGACGGCGCCGAAACGGCGCCGTCCTGAAGGCTTGTATTCCGGCTCTCTCTCAGAACTTCTGGGTGAGCGAAATCTTGAAGTATCGACCGGCTTCCGAATAGAGTTCGGAGGCGTTGGCGACGTCCTTGACTTCGAGGGCATCGAAATAGGTCTTGTCGAACACGTTGTAGACGCCGGCCTGGACGCGCAGCCCCTTCACCTGCTCCGGTTCCCACCAGCCGGTCAGGTTCACAACGCCGTAGCCGGCAGGCTTGGTGCTTGCAGTGGAGCTGTCCCGGACGGCCGCGGATGCAACGAGGGTGGCGTCCGCTCCCCAGGTTTCCGTCTCATAACCTACGCCCAGGATTGCCTTGAGCGGCGCAACCGAACCCAGGATTTCATCGGTATCGAGATCCTCGCCATAAGCATAGGCAAGCGAGCCGTGTACGTTGAAACCGCTGGCGAACTTCTTCTGGCCACGTGCCTCGATACCCGAAATGCGAACATTGGCGCGGTTGAAGAACTCGTAGCTGCCGATCCGGTATCCGGCAAGCGCCACCGTATCGACATCGATGAAGTCCTTGTAGCGGGTCGTGAACGCGGTAATCCGGCCACCGAAGTCGTCGTCACCGAGGTTTGCACCCACTTCGAAGCCATAGCTGCTTTCGGCCTCAAGATCAGGATTGCCGACCTGACGATAAAGCGGTGCGTTATCGTAGTTCGAATAGAGCTGCGAAACGTTTGGCGCCTTGAAGCCGGTAGCAAACTGCGCAAACAGTTCGACGTCCTGACGTACCTGCCAGCCGGCACGCAGCTTCGGCGAAAGCGCCCAGTCGGACTGGCCGTCCGGCAGACCGGCGTAGCCGCTGTTGTTCTGGTAACCGGCAGTGTCCTGCGGATCGTAGTCGTACCAGTCGAAGCGCAAGCCCGGCGTCAGCGAGAAGCCGCTGGCACCGATATCGATACGGTCCTCGGCATAGAGACCGAACTTTTTAGCATCGGTCTCGGGCATGTCGGCCTGATTGGTGTGCAGGTAAGCGCAGTTGGACACATAGGTCACATCGCAGCTGTCCTCGCCCTTGGAAAACTGCGTCGTCGTTGCGAAACTCAAGTCAGTACCGACCGTCAGTTTGTGCTGCAGCGCGCCGGTGGCGAAATCGCTGTAGATATAACCGGCGAAGCCGAAGGCCTTTTCCTCGTTGGTGCTGATACGGCTGTAATCGCCGATCGGTGCAGTGTTACGGTAACCGTCGGTCCCGTCCTTCCTCTGGGTCTTCTGCCAATAGAGCGTCGCGAACGCCGAATCGATCAGGCTGTCCTCGCCGATGGCGTCATAGCGATAATCGAGTGAAACGCGATCACGGGTAGTGTCGGCGATTTCGTCGTAGTTGTCCCGGGCATAGGTGGTGCCCTGGCTGGCCTTCAGATCGGTGGTCGAATCGTAGTCATAATGCTCGGCAGTGACCCCGATCTGGTGACCGCCCTCCAGATCCTGCCGGACCTTGAAGAGCACGTTCTTCTTGTCGTAATCCTTCGGTTCTGCCTCTGTGCGGGTGGAACCGTAGCCGCCGACATCGCCGCCGGTCAGCCGCTCATGTCCCTTCTTGTAGCTGCCCTGCAACAGGACGGATGTATCCTGGATCTTCTTGGTAATGGCGAACGACCCACCAAAAGACTTGTCGGAGCTGTCATAGGTCGTCTTGGCGATGCCGCCGTAGTCCTTGCCTTCGCCGATCAGATCTTCCGGCTCGAGTGTGCGCAGCAGCACCGCGCCACCGAGTGCGCCCGAGCCTGCGCGGCTGGAGTCCGAGCCGCGTAGGATATCGATGCTCGAAAGCGACGAAAAGTCGTAGCTGTTGGCACCACCATAGGAGCTGCGGACGGCATCGGAAAGATAGGGGATAGGAATGCCGTCGATGGTGGTCAGCACGCGGTCGTCTTCCAGACCGCGGATGTTCACGCTCTGCGTCGCCTCGACGAAAGTCACGCCCGGCTCGGTCGTGTTGCCGAGATCATCGAGATCGTCGATTTCCTTCTTCGCGATGTCGTCCTTGGTCGTCTGTGTTGCGAGCGGCGTATCGGAGACGGCGCCCTTGGCGGTGCGCTTACCCTTCACGACGATGGTCTGGAGCTGAGTTTCGCCGGCACCTGCAGACGTCGTATTGGCGTCCTGAGCCAGAGCCGGAATTCCGGGAACGATGGCAACAAGGGCTGTGCAGGCAAGAAGAAGCGGTCTGAAATGCCGAGAGACCATGAAATATATGTCCTTTCATCGGCGAAGCCCATCCATCCCCAAAACGCGAAGCGTGCAGGGCCGAGCCGATCGAGTTGTTGTCAAAACCTGGGCAGACGGCGGTGACCCGCCTTAATACCGCCACGTATAAAACATGATGTTTTAAGTCAACAAAGGAAAGGTGATTATTTTAATCATGATTTCTTGAATGCCGAAACCCGTGCAAAAATGCAACACTTTTGCACAAGGAGCCCGTTCTTCGACAAAAACCGTGTCAGAACAGTCCTTCGATATAGCCCTGCTCGTTCAGGAAAATGCGCTCGGAGGACGGTGATTTCGGCAGCCCCGGCATCGTCATGATTTCTCCCGTGATCGCGACGATGAAGCCCGCGCCGGCGGAAAGCCGAACCTCGCGCACATGCACACCATGCCCCTCCGGCGCACCGCGCAGATTGGGATCGGTCGAGAAGGAATACTGGGTCTTGGCGATACAGACCGGCAGATTGCCATAGCCCTGCTCTTCCCAGGTCGCGAGCTGGTCGCGCACGGCCTTGTCCGCGGTCACCTCGGCTGCATGATAGATCTTCGACGCTACGGTCACGATCTTCTCCATCAGCGGCATGCTGTCCGGATAAAGCGGCCTGAAGGCCGACTGGCCGGAATCCGCGAGCTCAGCGACCCGCCTTGCCAGTTCCTCGACGCCGGCAGAACCCTCCGCCCAGTGACGGCAGACGATCGCATCCGCCCCGAGCCGCGAGACATATTCCCTCACTGCGGCAATTTCAGACTCTGTATCCGAAATGAAGTGGTTGATGGCGACGACGACCGGCACGCCGAAACGCCGGACATTGGCGACATGGCGTCCGAGATTGGCGCAGCCGCGCGTGACCGCCTCCACATTCTCGTGGCCAAGGTCTTCCTTGCTGACGCCACCGTTCATCTTCAGCGCCCTGACCGTCGCGACGATGACGGCAGCAGCCGGCTTCAAACCCGCCTTGCGGCACTTGATGTCGAAGAATTTCTCCGCCCCGAGATCGGCGCCGAAGCCTGCCTCGGTCACGACATAGTCGGCAAGCTTCAGCGCGGTTTTCGTCGCCACCACCGAATTGCAGCCATGGGCAATGTTGGCAAACGGCCCGCCATGCACGAAGGCCGGATTGTTTTCGAGCGTCTGCACGAGGTTCGGCTGCATCGCGTCTTTCAGCAGAACCGCCATGGCGCCGTCCGCCTTGATGTCTCGGGCAAAGACCGGGCTCTTGTCGCGCCTGTAGCCGATGATGATATCGCCGAGCCGCCGCTCGAGATCTTCCAGGTCCACGGCAAGGCAGAGGATCGCCATGACCTCGGAGGCAACGGTGATGTCGAACCCGGTTTCGCGCGGATAGCCGTTCGCGGCCCCGCCGAGCGAGCATACCACTTCCCGGAGCGCCCGGTCGTTCATGTCCATCACCCGCCGCCAGCTCACCCGCCGGCTGTCGATGCCCTGCTCGTTACCCCAGTAGAGATGGTTGTCGATCAGCGAGGCGAGCAGGTTATGGGCAGAGGTGATGGCGTGGAAATCGCCGGTGAAATGGAGGTTGATGTCTTCCATCGGCACCACCTGCGCATAGCCGCCGCCGGCGGCCCCGCCCTTGACGCCGAAGCACGGACCGAGCGACGGCTCACGCAAGCAGATCAGCGTCTTCCGGCCGATCCGGTTCAGCCCGTCGCCAAGCCCGACCGTCGTGGTGGTCTTGCCCTCGCCGGCCGGCGTCGGATTGATGGCGGTAACAAGAATGAGCTTGCCGTCGGGACGGCTGGAAAGAGAACGGATGAACTCGGCCGACACCTTCGCCTTGTCGTGGCCATAGGGCATGATCTGCTCCGCGGGTATGCCGAGCTTCTCGCCAATGGCCTGGATCGGCAGCTTCCGCGCCGAGCGTGCGATTTCGATGTCGGATTTGACGTCACCCATGGACTGCTCCCATACCCCGTGGCCTGTTTCCGGC
The window above is part of the Rhizobium sp. ACO-34A genome. Proteins encoded here:
- a CDS encoding beta-ketoacyl-[acyl-carrier-protein] synthase II, which produces MHEPIVITGLGAVSPLGAGVATNWKRLVDGQSGIRTNTRFNVEGWKCSVAGLVPPIEEDPEGFDATTAMDARDLRRNDLFIHYAMAAAMEALEQAAWNPERPEDRRRTATLIGTGVGGVPAITAATEVTRTSGIRRLSPFVVPSFLPNLAAGQVSIRFGFNGPTGSPTTACAASAQAIGDALRMIRAGEVDIALCGGTEACVDPVSIGGFTAAKALTFNFNDDPRKASRPFDRDHDGFVLSEGAAMLVIERLSHAERRGARPLAVLSGYGTTTDAHHVTAGWPDGREAARSMEIALSMAGIGADQVGYINAHATSTPVGDAAELAALERIFGAAGGGVPTGSTKSATGHMLGAAGAIEAVFSVLALQNQLLPPSLNIDNPMPEAEGFDLLSGGARARDVEHVLSNAFGFGGVNATLVFSRYR
- a CDS encoding protein hupE, whose translation is MFKRLSLTAAIFAAAAAPAFAHLNPEEHGSFMAGISHPLFGADHILAMVAVGLWASQIGGRALIAVPAAFVATMALGFALAVGGVNLPFVEPAILASVIGLGLLVASAVRLPVAASAAIVGLFALFHGHAHGGELGSAGALQFGLGFVVSTALLHVAGIGLGITLSRLGPLVTRLLGVATVLGGAAIAFG
- a CDS encoding NADPH-dependent 7-cyano-7-deazaguanine reductase QueF (NADPH-dependent; catalyzes the reduction of 7-cyano-7-deazaguanine to 7-aminomethyl-7-deazaguanine in queuosine biosynthesis) encodes the protein MSKTDVSGLSQLGSNVEAPTSPEAAVLERVPNGNAGTDYVVRFTAPEFTSLCPMTGQPDFAHIVIDYIPGDWLVESKSLKLFLFSFRNHGAFHEDCSIYIAKRIVELLDPKWLRIGAYWYPRGGIPIDVFWQTGAAPEGVWLPEQGVATYRGRG
- a CDS encoding cation-efflux pump; the encoded protein is MSAEKNGFVQRLAFWGIPLSFGVMGLKMLAWYVTGSVALLSDGLESTVNVVAAFIAYFVIRYAQKPADADHPYGHHKAEYISAVLEGVLIVVAALLIVNEAVRHLSAPAMPEAPVLGLAINAVAGVINGVWAMTLIRVGKSHRSPALSADGQHIMSDVVTSVGVLIGLVLAFLTGYAILDPVLAILVAINIIFQGWKVISHSVDGLMDKAVEPAEEEAIKHAIAANSAGSLGAHYLRTRRGGSVTFVAFDLVVPAKMTVREAHVICDRLEMAIHNALPGARVTIHVEPENEMPHGIGVNVQDQEQTP
- a CDS encoding protein tyrosine phosphatase is translated as MKLLRIARRVGIATGALALGLGAYLGMLQLTGNFHEVIAGKFYRSAQLSPEKLAAYIDRYGIKTVINLRGESPQSEWYRREAETLRAHNARLVDFHMSARRQLTVEESRQLVDLMRNAEGPILIHCKAGADRTGLASVMYLQQVAGVDEETAEWQLSPLYGHINLPFLSVYAMDDTWETFEKAIGLDS
- a CDS encoding anthranilate synthase component I (trpE(G); catalyzes the formation of anthranilate from chorismate and glutamine; contains both component I and II), encoding MATIIRDDGGEIYETRGGIKVTRQRRATPYADAIGSYIDRLDSHRGAVFSSNYEYPGRYTRWDTAIIDPPLGISCFGRKMWIEAYNGRGEVLLGFIADKLKAVSDLTLGERTDRRLDLVVSEPDRVFTEEERSKIPTVFTALRAVVDLFYSDADSSIGLFGAFGYDLAFQFDAIKLSLERPEDQRDMVLFLPDEILVVDHYSAKAWIDRYDFEKDGVTTDGKSADILAEPFLHTDKIPPRGDHRPGEYAELVVKAKESFRRGDLFEVVPGQKFMERCDSKPSEISKRLKEINPSPYSFFINLGNQEYLVGASPEMFVRVSGRRIETCPISGTIKRGDDPIADSEQILKLLNSKKDESELTMCSDVDRNDKSRVCEPGSVKVIGRRQIEMYSRLIHTVDHIEGRLRDGMDAFDGFLSHAWAVTVTGAPKLWAMRFVEAHEKSPRAWYGGAIGMVGFNGDMNTGLTLRTVRIKDGIAEVRAGATLLNDSDPHEEEAETELKASAMVAAIRDAKAGNDTKTKRGVAKVGQDVKILLVDHEDSFVHTLANYFRQTGATVSTVRSPVPEEVFDRMNPDLVVLSPGPGNPKDFDCKATIKKARARNLPVFGVCLGLQALAEAYGGELRHLAVPMHGKPSRIRVLEPGIVFSGLAKEVTVGRYHSIFADPATLHRDFMITAESEDGTIMGIEHTKEPVAAVQFHPESIMTLGGDAGMRMIENVVAHLARRAKEKAA